One genomic region from Kiritimatiellia bacterium encodes:
- the cbiQ gene encoding cobalt ECF transporter T component CbiQ: MRLAQWIEIGRMDELARLDTPLHRLDARAKIVATIAFIGAVMSFPPREISALTPFFLYPFVLIFMGRIPPLLILRKLLVAAPFAFAIGIFNPFFDRAPGLAIGSLVVSGGWLSFTSIMLRFALTVGAALALVACTGMYRMGEGLERIGLPRIFVVQLLFLYRYLFVIADEGSRMVRSLEMRTCGFAPSGCRVYGSLVGHLLLRSMARAERIYCAMVARGFSGEIRGLRKTVFQQADWVFLLGWMAFFIAARTWNLAGMLGGLVIGEK, encoded by the coding sequence ATGCGCTTGGCACAATGGATTGAAATCGGCCGGATGGACGAGTTGGCGCGGCTGGATACGCCGCTGCACCGGCTCGATGCGCGGGCCAAGATCGTCGCCACCATCGCCTTTATCGGCGCAGTCATGTCGTTTCCTCCGCGCGAGATATCAGCCCTGACGCCGTTTTTTCTTTATCCGTTCGTCTTGATATTTATGGGACGGATTCCGCCCCTGCTGATTCTCCGCAAACTTCTTGTGGCCGCGCCGTTCGCTTTTGCGATCGGCATTTTCAATCCTTTTTTTGACCGCGCGCCGGGCCTGGCAATCGGGTCTTTGGTTGTTTCCGGCGGTTGGCTTTCGTTTACCTCAATCATGCTGAGATTTGCCCTGACGGTCGGCGCGGCGCTGGCGCTGGTGGCCTGCACCGGGATGTACCGCATGGGCGAAGGATTGGAAAGGATCGGGCTGCCGCGGATTTTCGTTGTTCAGCTTCTTTTCCTGTATCGTTATTTGTTCGTGATTGCGGACGAGGGTTCCCGGATGGTCCGCAGTCTGGAAATGCGAACTTGCGGGTTTGCGCCGTCAGGTTGCCGTGTTTACGGCTCGCTCGTAGGGCATTTGCTTCTGCGGTCCATGGCGCGGGCGGAAAGGATATACTGCGCCATGGTTGCGCGCGGTTTTTCGGGCGAGATCCGGGGCTTGCGGAAAACCGTTTTTCAGCAGGCGGACTGGGTGTTTCTGCTCGGCTGGATGGCGTTTTTTATTGCGGCAAGGACCTGGAACCTGGCCGGGATGCTGGGAGGCCTGGTTATCGGGGAGAAATAA
- a CDS encoding energy-coupling factor ABC transporter ATP-binding protein, translating into MSHHIIEARNLRYAYPDGTEALKGISFRITHGEAVAVIGANGSGKSTLLLHLGGALLPADGEMRIGETPFTRRTASVVRRAVGLVFQDPDDQLFMPTVLEDVAFGPLNAGLPAEEVERRASLALERVGMLHLKDRPPYRLSAGEKRAVTIATVLAMAPDILVLDEPSSNLDSRGRRRLIGLLQSFEHTRIIATHDLEMALEVCSRAIMLNEGRVTADGAVRDILNDTELMDACGLECPISLRKKNGASL; encoded by the coding sequence ATGAGTCACCATATTATTGAAGCCCGTAATTTGCGATATGCCTACCCCGACGGGACCGAAGCCCTGAAAGGAATTTCTTTCCGGATTACGCACGGCGAAGCGGTGGCCGTTATCGGCGCCAACGGCTCCGGCAAGTCCACCTTGCTCCTGCATCTAGGCGGCGCCCTGCTGCCGGCCGACGGCGAGATGCGGATAGGAGAAACGCCTTTCACGCGCCGGACGGCATCCGTTGTCCGCCGCGCCGTGGGTCTGGTTTTCCAAGACCCGGACGATCAGCTTTTCATGCCCACCGTGTTGGAGGACGTGGCTTTCGGTCCCCTCAATGCGGGCTTGCCGGCCGAAGAAGTTGAGCGTCGCGCCAGCCTGGCCCTGGAGCGGGTGGGAATGCTCCACTTGAAAGACCGGCCGCCGTACCGGCTTTCGGCGGGCGAAAAACGCGCGGTTACCATCGCAACCGTGCTGGCCATGGCGCCCGATATTCTCGTGTTGGATGAGCCCTCCTCAAATCTTGATTCCCGCGGCCGGCGCCGGCTGATCGGACTGTTGCAGAGCTTTGAGCACACCCGGATCATCGCCACGCATGACCTGGAAATGGCGCTGGAAGTATGTTCCCGCGCGATCATGCTGAATGAAGGCCGGGTGACCGCGGATGGCGCCGTCCGGGATATATTGAATGATACGGAACTGATGGACGCCTGCGGCCTTGAATGTCCGATCAGCCTGCGAAAGAAAAACGGCGCATCACTATGA